From Toxorhynchites rutilus septentrionalis strain SRP chromosome 2, ASM2978413v1, whole genome shotgun sequence, a single genomic window includes:
- the LOC129770210 gene encoding uncharacterized protein LOC129770210, with protein MLQTQPILWLLTLVGMATSDLRIHTLDQSPIIIVPLGPAKISTSSLRIVHPINLTSIGTIVESFNAVSMERLSNQTPFKSIVKAKLDKINLSYNRIKPLRRRKRWESLGKAWKYVSGSPDADDLKIINSSLNSLISENNKQIRINSAFDSRMSNITKAINVILENEENVIHSLEGFDVLELIFKIDELLYYLDIIEEAITLARRSIPSSRIIHLDELETIHHSLINDGFGLNSVDSILSTANAYAVLNNEIFMYILKIPRIKNVQYTLNFIEPVIVDHHRVHLQTQFYLKGQKSFMLKSACSKANAMFICSSTDLEPLTGCMQQLVSGNTAECPIERTYGNKTIRKINDGNIVVNAINVTLSSNCSVTQRTLQGSFLIQYSNCTLKLDDEEYVNTNMEIQPFIPTTGLKPKTSIGNFISWDG; from the exons ATGCTGCAAACACAACC AATACTGTGGCTCCTTACGCTGGTAGGGATGGCCACTTCAGACTTGAGAATTCATACCCTGGATCAGAGTCCGATCATTATAGTTCCGTTAGGACCCGCTAAAATAAGCACTAGTTCTCTGCGAATTGTGCACCCCATAAACTTGACCTCAATTGGAACAATTGTAGAAAGCTTTAACGCCGTTTCTATGGAGAGATTGTCGAATCAAACGCCTTTTAAGTCAATAGTTAAAGCAAAATTAGACAAAATAAACTTGAGTTACAACCGAATAAAACCACTACGTAGGAGAAAACGATGGGAATCTCTCGGAAAGGCCTGGAAATACGTATCGGGAAGCCCTGATGCAGACGACCTTAAGATTATAAATTCgtcattaaattcattaattagcGAGAATAACAAGCAAATAAGAATCAATAGTGCTTTCGATTCACGAATGAGCAACATTACAAAAGCAATTAACGTCATACTGGAAAATGAGGAAAATGTAATACATTCCTTAGAGGGCTTTGATGTATTAgaattaatattcaaaattgatgAGCTATTATACTACTTAGACATAATCGAAGAGGCGATCACACTAGCGAGACGGAGTATCCCAAGCAGCCGCATCATTCACCTCGACGAATTGGAAACCATTCATCATTCCCTCATTAATGACGGTTTCGGGCTTAACTCGGTCGATAGCATACTTAGTACTGCCAATGCCTACGCAGTATTaaacaacgaaattttcatGTACATACTGAAGATACCCAGGATCAAAAATGTACAGTACACCCTCAACTTCATTGAACCAGTCATTGTAGATCACCACAGAGTCCACCTACAAACACAGTTTTATTTGAAAGGACAGAAATCATTCATGTTAAAAAGCGCTTGTTCCAAAGCCAACGCCATGTTTATATGTTCCTCAACGGATCTAGAACCTTTGACGGGTTGTATGCAACAATTGGTCTCCGGAAATACAGCAGAGTGTCCCATAGAACGCACCTACGGAAACAAAACTATTCGGAAAATCAATGATGGCAATATAGTCGTCAATGCAATCAATGTAACACTTTCGTCAAACTGTTCAGTCACCCAACGCACTCTACAGGGGTCGTTCCTAATCCAATACTCAAACTGTACACTGAAATTGGATGACGAGGAATATGTCAACACAAACATGGAGATACAGCCGTTCATACCTACCACGGGATTGAAGCCGAAAACCTCCATTGGAAACTTCATTTCCTGGGATGGATAG